The sequence CCGCCCGTAATGAGGAACCGCAGACCGATGCTGGTGTGGTTGACGATAGTCAGCGCGCGCCAGCCGCGAGGATTGCCCCACACGTCGTTGAACTGGTCGTGAAGCTGATCCGGGTCGGTAGAGGGGGCGCTGCCCCTGAACGAAGCATTCATGGCGCGAGCGTCTCCAGCCAGGCGGCGATTTGATCGAGGGTTTCAGGCGGGATGTCGTCATGCGCGGGCATGGCGTTGCCGAACTTGAGCGCTTTGTGTTCGCGCAGCCAGCGGCGCAAGCCTTCGGCATCGTTTTCAATCACACCGGCGCCCAGGCTGGGGCGGGTCGCCAAATCGGTCAGGTCCGGCGCGCGGTCGCCGTCGCTGATCCCCGCGACCCGATGGCACTGTCCGCAGCGATCATCGAACACCTGCCCGGCTTGGCCCGGCGCGCGCTGTTCGAACGCAAGGGTTCGACGTGCGGCAATCCACGCATCGAAGTCGGCCACTGACCGAGCCTCGACGTGAAGTTTCATGCGGGTGTGTTGCAGCCCGCAGAATTCGGAACATTGGCCATGGAATATCCCCGCGTGGCCGGCCTCGATACGGATCACGTTGGTGCGTCCCGGCAGCATGTCCATTTTCCCGCCGAGCCGGGGAATCCAGAACGAGTGAATGACATCGGCGCTGGTGACCTGCACGTCGATCAGCCGGCCAGCCGGAATGATCAACTGGTTGGCCGTGGTCACACCGCTCTCCGGATAGTGCACTTCCCACCACCACTGATGGCCCGTGACCTGCACCTTCAATGGCTGCTCGCCATCCACTGCCAGTGGCAGCATGCTGCGGCCAGTCGGGATGCCGAATATCAGCAGCACGATAATGCTCAGGCTCGGCAGTACGATGCCACCGCCGATGACCCAGCGGCGATTGAGCCGTATCGCATGTTCCTCGCTGGTCTGACGGGGCTTGCGCGCCAGCGCATAGACCCAGAGCACGCTGACAGCCACCAACACCAGGGTGGCGAAAGCGAACATGCCCCACCAGACATTCGCCACCTGTCTCGCCATCGGGCTGGCCGGGTCGAGGGTTGAAAACGGGCCTGTGCAGGCGCTCAACAAAGGAACTGCCAGCGCCAGCGTGGTCCATTTCAAGGGGCAGCCGACTCGTTGCAACGGTTGCGCGGCCCGTTCCTGTTTTTGTCGCTGGAGTGCCGGATGGCCAATTACCGAGGTTCCATTCACAGCCGCGCGGCGATCGCCGGGCATCCTCTGCATCCGATGCTGATCCATTTTCCGGTTGCCGCGCTCACCGGCCTGCTGCCGGTCGATCTTGCCCACCTCTGGACGCTTGATGACTTCTGGTGGCGTGCGGGGCTCTGGCTGGCGGGTGTGGGGGCGCTGGGTGGCTGGGTCGCGAGCATTTTCGGTCTGATCGACCTGATTTCGGTGCGCGAGATTCGCCAGAAGATCACCGCCTGGTGCCATGCGATCCTGGCCGTGATGATGCTGTCGCTGGCGTCGCTCAACTGGTTGCTGCGCTACCAGAACGACGGAGACGACATGCGCCTTTGGGCCCTGTATCTGTCGGCCATCACGGCCGCGTTGATTTCCCTGGCCGCCTATCTCGGAGGTCGGCTGGTCTACGAGCATGCCGTCGGCGTCGATCTGGACAAGGTCTGAGCCGGGCTGTGGATGAGGCGTGAGTCGTTCGGTCATGGGCGCTATTCGGTTAGATCGGCTAGAACGGCTTGGCCAGGACCAGCCAAAGCGTTGCGGTGATGAAGGTCGCGATGGCCACCCCGAGAAAGCGGCAGCGAATGCTCACGCTCTGTTCCGGAGACCGTTCGATACGCAGGACCAGCACGCCGCACAGCGCGTGGCACAGGACCATGCCGGCGACTGTACTGAGCTTGACGATCAGCCAACCGGCCATGATGTCGTCGCGCAGGAACAACGCCGTGCCTGAGATGATTGCGACGAGCGCTGCCGGGGTGCCGACGAGGTTGAACACCATGCGCGTCAGATGAGCATGGTCCCGGTAGAAAAGCGGATCGGTATGTCGGGTGCCGGCGGCAATGAGCGCGGGCAGATACAGCAATGTGCCGCACCAACACAGCAGGCCCGCGAAGTGCAGCAGTTTGAGCAGGGGCATCCACGTCTCCATCCGGCCCGCGGCAAGTCAGAGGTTGTGACAACCCTCTGCCGAGGCGGTTCGGGTGGAGCGGTCCTGTTCGGGAGCGAAAGGCCGCCGCGGACCGTCGCAGCGGCCGCGGTACCGTTCAGCCGTCGGCGCCGTGGTCCGCCTGCTTGAACAGCTGGCTTCCGCAGCGGCTGCAGAAGGCCGCATGAGGTTCATGGCTGAGCTTTTCGCAGGTCGGGCAGCGGCGCTGCAAGGTGTCCGTGCGCATGGCGGTCGCCAGTTCGGCGGTGAAGATGCCGGTCGGTACGGCAATGATCGAATAGCCGGTGATCATCACCAGAGTGGCGACAGCCTTGCCCAGCGGGGTATGCGGGACGATGTCGCCAAAGCCCACGGTCGTGAGTGTCACCACGGCCCAATAGATGCTCATCGGGATGCTGGTGAAACCATTCTGAGGCCCCTCGATGACATACATGAGGGTGCCGTAGATCAGCACCATGGTGGTTACGCTGAGCAGAAACACGATGATCTTCTGTTTGCTGCCGCGCAGCGCGACCAACAGGAAATTGGCCTGGCTCAGGTAATGCGTCAGTTTCAGCACACGAAACACCCGCAGCATGCGGATGGCGCGAATGACCAGCAGGTATTGGGCGTCTGGCAGAAGCAGCGCGACGAAGGCGGGCAGTACCGACAACAGGTCGATCGCGCCGTAGAAGCTGAACACGTACTTGCGCGGCTCGGGATGGCAATAGATGCGCACCAGGTATTCGACCGCGAAAATGGCCGTGAACAACCATTCCAGACCGGTCAGCAGCGCGCCATGCTGATCACGATAGCGGGCGACGCTGTCGAACATCACCACCACCAGACTGGCGAAGATGACGATCAGTAGCCAGGTGTCGAAGCGTTTCCCCGCGGGCGTGTTGGTGAAGAAAATAATCACGTAGAGCCGTTCGCGCCAGCTCATGGAACGGAGGGCGTCGTTGTCCATCTGCAAAAGCTCCTGGTAGATCGGTGAAAGCGAAACCTGTCCTGGCGTTCGAACCGCGCGGGCAGGATATCGTTACGGGCCGGTTGGAAAAAGCCGGGCGAAACCTTTCGGCTGGCACCTTTGCCTCGCGCCGTTTTCCGACATAGTCTTAGCCTTGCGCATCAAGCCTTGGAGAGCGACATGCCAGAATCCCAGTTGGTCGATCCGTTTGGCCGACGCATCACCTACCTCAGGCTGTCGGTCACCGACCGCTGCGACTTTCGCTGCACCTACTGCATGAGCGAAGACATGGTCTTCGCCCCGCGTGCGCAGATCCTCACGCTGGAAGAACTGTATGCGGTGGCCGATGCGTTCATCGGCCTGGGCGTCAGGCGTATTCGGGTGACCGGGGGCGAGCCGTTGGTGCGCAAAGGGCTACCGAGCCTGCTCAGCCGCCTGGGCGCGCGCGAGGAACTGGAAGACCTGGCCATCACCACAAACGGCTCGCAACTGCCTTCCCTCGCTCCCGTGCTGCGTGATGCGGGCGTCAAGCGGCTGAACATCAGTCTGGATTCGCTCAAGCGCGAACGCTTCGCCGAACTGACCCGCCGTGACAGGCTCGATCAGGTCATCGAAGGTATCGATGCCGCGCGCAGCGCCGGGTTCCGCCGGATCAAGCTCAACAGCGTGATCCAGAAGGGCCGCAATGACGATGAAGTGCTCGATCTGGTGAATTTCGCCGTCGACCGGGGGCTGGACATCAGCTTCATCGAAGAAATGCCGCTGGGCAACATCTCCAGCCATGCGCGTGAAATCACTTTCTGCTCAAGCGAGGAGGTGCGTGAGCGCATCGAGAGGGGGCATCGGCTGATTCGCAGCAGCCATACAACAGGGGGGCCGTCGCGGTATTGGCAGGTCGCCGGCAGTGAAACCCAGGTTGGTTTCATTTCCCCTCACAGCAACAATTTCTGTGGAAGCTGCAATCGAGTGCGCGTCACCGCCGAAGGCAAGCTGGTGCTCTGTCTTGGGCATGAAGGCGCGCTCGACCTCAAAACCCTGATGAGGCGCTATCCCGGTGACAGCGAGCGGCTGCGCCAGGCGCTGGTCGATGCGTTGCAGCTCAAGCCGGAGAAGCATGAATTCCGCACTGACGAACAAGTCCAGGTCGTACGCTTCATGAGCATGACGGGCGGGTGAGGCAAGCCGGAAGTATCCCCGTGAAGGCGTTTTCCCGCGGGCGCTAAGCACAAAGGCTTCAGTCGGCCGGGCGCCTCGTCAGTTGGCGGCTGGAGCCTTGCGCGTCGATGATGCCTGCCCATGCGCTTCAGCCGGACCGCTGTGTGCCGCTGCGCATATTTAGGTGAAACCGGCATGATAGACTTTGCCGCTTTGTGCCGGCCCTCACCCGACTCCAGGATTCCTGATGTTCACGGCTACTCTGCTTGTTCATCCCTACGCTGACGCCATGGAAAGGCACGCATGCGACTGAAAAGTATCAAGCTCGCCGGCTTCAAGTCATTCGTCGATCCCACCACGGTCAGCTTCCCGAGCAACATGGCTGCGGTCGTGGGGCCTAACGGGTGCGGCAAATCCAATATCATCGACGCCGTACGCTGGGTGATGGGTGAGAGTTCGGCAAAGAATCTGCGCGGCGAGTCGATGACCGACGTCATCTTCAACGGTTCCAATACGCGCAAACCCGTGGCCCAGGCCAGTATCGAACTGATCTTCGACAATTCCGATGGCACCCTGACGGGCGAATACGCGGCGTTCGCCGAGATTTCGATCCGCCGCCGGGTAACCCGGGATGCGCAGAACACCTATTTCCTCAACGGGGTGAAATGCCGGCGCCGCGATATCACCGATATCTTCCTCGGCACCGGCCTCGGCCCGCGCAGCTACTCGATCATCGAACAGGGCATGATCTCCAAGCTGATTGAGGCCAAGCCCGAGGACTTGCGCAACTTCATCGAAGAGGCGGCTGGCATCTCCAAATACAAGGAGCGCCGTCGCGAAACCGAAAACCGAATTCGCCGCACGCATGAAAACCTTGCGCGTCTGACCGACCTGCGCGAAGAGCTTGAACGACAGCTCGAACGGCTGCACCGCCAGGCGCAGTCCGCCGAGAAGTATCAGGAGTACAAGGCCGAGGAGCGTCAGCTCAAGGCGCAACTGTCGGCGTTGCGTTGGCAGGCGCTGAACGATCAGGTCGGCCAGCGCGAGCACGTGATCGGCGATCAGGAGGTCGGTTTCGAAGCACTGGTGGCTGAACAACGCAATGCGGACGCCAGCATCGAGCGGCTGCGCGACGGCCATCATGAGCTGTCCGAGCGGTTCAATCTGGTCCAGGGACGCTTCTATTCGGTCGGCGGCGATATCGCTCGGGTCGAACAGAGCATCCAGCACGGCCAGCAGCGGTTGCGCCAGTTGCAGGATGACCTGCGTGAGGCGGAACAGGCGCGTCTGGAGACCGAGTCGCACCTGGGCCACGACCGGACGCTGCTCGCGACGCTCGGCGAGGAGCTGGCCATGCTCGAGCCCGAGCGGGACGTCGCAGGGGCGGCGGCAGAGGAGACGGCCGCGCAGCTCGAAGAAGCCGAAACCGCCATGCAGACCTGGCAGGAACACTGGGAGCGGTTCAACCAGCAGAGCGCCGAGCCGCGTCGGGCAGCCGAGGTGCAGCAGGCGCGCATACAACAGCTGGAGCAAGGGTTGGAGCGTCTGGTTGAGCGCCAGCGTCGGCTCGAGGATGACCGCGCGGCACTCGCGGCCGACCCGGAAGATGCCGCAGTGGCCGAGATGAGCGAAATGCTGGCGGTTGGTGAGCTGACGCTCGAAGAACTGTCCGCTGCGCAGGAACATGCCGATCAGCAACTCGAACAACTGCGTGAACACTTGCAGCACGCCAGTCAGGCCGAGCAGCAGGCGCAGGGCGAGCTTCAGCGGCTGAATGGCCGTATCGCGTCGCTGGAGGCCTTGCAGCAGGCCGCGATGGACCCAGGCAAGGGCGTCACGCAATGGTTGCACGCGCGAGGGCTCGACCAGCGGCCGCGTCTCGCCGAAGGGCTTCGCGTTGAGCCCGGCTGGGAACTGGCAGTCGAAACCGTGTTGGGCGCGGACCTGCAAGCGGTGCTGCTGGACGACTTCGATGAACTCGACTTGAGCCACTTCGAGCAAGGCGAGCTGCGTCTCGCCCGTCGCGCACACCCGAGCGGAGCGGCCACTGGCAGTCTGCTGGACAAAGTCGAGTCGACCACCGATCTTTCGTCCTGGCTGGGTCGGGTGCAACCGGTCGACGATCTCGAGCAGGCGCTGGCGCAGCGCGGCTCGCTGGCCGCTGACGCAAGCCTGATCAGCCGTGATGGGTACTGGGTCGGCCGTCACTTTCTCCGGGTGCGGCGCGCGGGTGACGCCGAATCCGGTTTGCTGGCGCGCGGGCAAGAGCTGGAGCGGCTGTTGGTCGAACGCGATGAGCGCGAGGCCAGCCTTGAGTCGTTGGGCGAACGGCTCGGCCAGCTTCGCGAGGCGCAACGTGAACAGGAAGAGCGGCGCGAACAGCAGCGCCGCCGCCATCAGGAATTGTCTCGTCAGCAGAGTGAGTTGAACGCTCGATTGTCCGCCAGCCAGGCCAAGCTCGAGCAGTTGAGCTTGCGTCGCCGCCGTCTGGATGAAGAACTCGGCGAACTGTCCGAGCAGCGCGCGCTGGAGACCGAGCAGTTGGGCGAGGCGCGCCTGCATCTGCAAGACGCAGTCGACGCCATGGCGCTGGACAGCGAGCAGCGCGAGACGCTGTTGGCGAGCCGCGACGGCATTCGCGAGCAACTCGACCGCATTCGTCAGGACGCGCGCCAACACAAGGACCACGCACACCAACTGGCCGTGCGAGTCGGCTCGCTGAAAGCCCAGCACGATTCCACCCGCCAAGCGCTCGAGCGCCTCGAACAGCAGTTCGAGCGTGCCGTGGAACGGCGTGAGCAGCTCAGTCTGAATCTGGAAGAGGGGGAGGCGCCGCTCGAAGAGTTGCGCATGAAGCTCGAGGAGTTGCTGGAGCGCCGGATGGGCGTCGAGGACGAACTCAAAACGGCGCGCCTGGCGCTCGAAGATGCCGATCGCGACCTGCGCGACGCCGAGAAACGGCGTACCCAGGCTGAGCAGCAGGCGCAGCTGTTACGCGGTCAGCTCGAACAACAGCGAATGGAGTGGCAGGCGCTCAATGTTCGGCGCAAGGCCTTGCAGGACCAACTGCACGAGGATGGGTTCGACCTGCACGGGGTCCTCGCGACCCTGCCTGCGGGGGCTGGCGAAGCGGAGTGGGAGGCTGAGCTGGAACGTCTGGGCGCGCGCATCCAGCGCCTCGGGCCGATCAACCTCGCGGCAATCGACGAATATCAGCAGCAGTCTGAGCGCAAGCGCTATCTGGATGCCCAGCATGACGACCTTGCCGAAGCGCTGGACACCCTTGAGAACGTCATCCGCAAGATCGACAAGGAAACCCGCAATCGTTTCAAGGAAACGTTCGACCAGATCAACGCGGGGCTGCAGACCCTTTTTCCGAAGGTTTTTGGCGGCGGCAACGCTTATCTGGAACTTACCGGGGAAGATTTACTCGATACCGGGGTGGCGATCATGGCGCGTCCGCCGGGCAAGAAGAACAGCACCATTCACCTGCTGTCAGGTGGGGAAAAGGCGTTGACCGCTCTGGCGCTGGTGTTTGCGATCTTTCAGCTCAATCCGGCGCCGTTCTGCATGCTCGACGAAGTGGATGCGCCACTGGACGATGCCAACGTCGGGCGGTATGCACGCCTGGTCAAGGAAATGTCGGAGAAAGTGCAATTCATCTACATCACGCACAACAAGATCGCGATGGAAATGGCCGACCAGCTGATGGGAGTGACCATGCACGAGCCGGGTTGCTCGAGGCTGGTGGCGGTCGACGTGGAGCAAGCGGTTGCGCTCGCGGAGGCTTGAGTCGCGCCAGTTTCCGGGCCGGGACTCCGTAGGGGAGACGATAAAAGAGCCGCGTCGGGCGGTGCACATCTACCGTTCGTCGTGCTAGTTTAGAGCGCAATTTTTACGATGCGCGGATGAGCCTGTTCAGCGGCTGTGAATCTGCGTCTTTATCATCGATTTCAGGGGTTCAAGCATTAATGGATATCGGTCTGCGCGAGTGGCTGATCGTCATCGGCATCATTGTTATCGCTGGCATTCTTTTCGATGGCTGGCGGCGGATGCGCGGTAGCAAGGGCAAGTTGAAGTTCAAGCTGGACCGCAATATCGCGAGCAATCTTCCAGATGACGACGATTCGAACGAGCTGCTCGGTCCGCCGCGGGTCGTGAGTCGCGGCAATGAGCCCTCGCTGGACGAAACGGATCTGCCCTCGATGAGTGCCCGTGAGACGGGCAAACGCCGTAGCAGCGCGCCGCAGCAGGGCGACCTGCACTTCTCCAGCGATGAGCCAGAACCCGTTCCGACGCTGCTCGATCCTGTGGTGGGCGACGATGACGGGGCGCCCGAAGCCGATCAGGAGCTGCCGCCGGTCGAGGAAGTGCTGGTCATCAACGTGATTTCCCGCGACCCGCATGGCTTCCGTGGACCGGCGCTGCTGCAGAACATTCTGGAAAGCGGCCTGCGGTTCGGCGAGATGGACATTTTTCACCGCCACGAAAGCATGGCGGGCAACGGCGAAGTCTTGTTCTCGATGGCCAACGCGGTCAAACCCGGCACGTTCGACCTGGATGATATCGATCACTTCACGACGCCGGCCGTGAGTTTCTTCCTCGGCCTGCCCGGACCGCGCCATCCCAAGCAGGCGTTCGACGTGATGGTCGCTGCCGCCCGCAAGCTGTCGCAGGAACTCAACGGCGAGCTGAAAGACGACCAGCGCAGCGTGCTGACCGCGCAGACCATCGAGCACTACCGTCAGCGTATCGTCGAGTACGAGCGTCGCCAGATGACAATCAAACGCTGATCACGAAACCGCTCCCAGGAGCGGTTTTTTTTTGCGAGCAGATTGCCCAAAGCTTCGCCCCGAGGTCGGGCCTCCCACAGAAAGCACCGGCGACGGGCATACCGCAAAACCCAAACCCTCACCCAACCCTGTGGGAGGCGCGCCCCGCGGCGAACGCAGCCACAGGCCTGCCAGAACCCCAAAGCTTCGCCCCGAGGTCGGGCCTCCCACAGAAAAGCACCGCCGACTGGCGTACCGCAAAACCCAAACCCTCACTCAACCCCGTGGAAGGCGCGCCCCGCGGCGAATGCAGCCACAGGCCTGCCAGAACCCCAAAGCTTCGCCCCGAGGCCGGGCCTCCCACAAAAAAGCACCGCCGACGGGCAACCGCAAAACCCAAACCCTCACTCAACCCTGTGGAGGCGCGCCCGCGGCGAATGCAGCCACAGGCCTGCCAGAACCCCAAAGCTTCGCCCCGAGGTCGGGCCTCCCACAGAAAAGCACCACCGATGGGCATGCCGCAAAACCCAAACCCTCACTCAACCCTGTGGGAGGCGCGCCCCGCGGCGAATGCAGCCACAGGCCTGCCAGAACCCCAAAGCTTCGCCCCGAGGTCGGGCCTCCCACAGAAAAGCACCACCGATGGGCATGCCGCAAAACCCAAACCCTCACTCAACCCCGTGGGAGGCGCGCCCCGCGGCGAATGCAGGCCACAGGCCTGCCACCCCTCAAAGCTTCGCCCCGAGGCCGGGCCTCCCACAAAAAAGCACCGCCGACGGGCATACCGCAAAACCCAAACTCTCACTAAACCCCGTGGGAGGCGCGCCCCCGCGGCGAACGCAGGCCACAGGCCTGCCAGAACCCCAAAGCTTCGCCCCGAGGTCGGGCCTCCCACAAAAAAGCACCGCCGATGGGCATGCCGCAAAACCCAAACCCTCACTCAACCCCGTGGGAGGCGCGCCCCGCGGCGAACGCAGGCCTGCCGTCGATGCCGTAATCGGCTAGAATCGCGCAGCTTCCGATCAACCAAGGCGCGCTGATACTGTCTGATCAGCATTGCCACAGCTACGGCTACATCCTATGCCTTCCGCCCAGACCGCCGCAGAGCGCATCGCCGAGTTGCGCAGTGAAATCGACGCCCACAACTACCGCTACTACGTACTCGACGAGCCTGACGTGCCGGATGCGGAATATGACCGCCTGTTCAAGGAGCTCAAGGCGCTGGAAACCGAGCACCCTGAGCTGGTAACCCCGGACTCGCCTACCCAGCGCGTC is a genomic window of Stutzerimonas stutzeri containing:
- the coxB gene encoding cytochrome c oxidase subunit II produces the protein MARQVANVWWGMFAFATLVLVAVSVLWVYALARKPRQTSEEHAIRLNRRWVIGGGIVLPSLSIIVLLIFGIPTGRSMLPLAVDGEQPLKVQVTGHQWWWEVHYPESGVTTANQLIIPAGRLIDVQVTSADVIHSFWIPRLGGKMDMLPGRTNVIRIEAGHAGIFHGQCSEFCGLQHTRMKLHVEARSVADFDAWIAARRTLAFEQRAPGQAGQVFDDRCGQCHRVAGISDGDRAPDLTDLATRPSLGAGVIENDAEGLRRWLREHKALKFGNAMPAHDDIPPETLDQIAAWLETLAP
- a CDS encoding DUF2231 domain-containing protein, whose amino-acid sequence is MANYRGSIHSRAAIAGHPLHPMLIHFPVAALTGLLPVDLAHLWTLDDFWWRAGLWLAGVGALGGWVASIFGLIDLISVREIRQKITAWCHAILAVMMLSLASLNWLLRYQNDGDDMRLWALYLSAITAALISLAAYLGGRLVYEHAVGVDLDKV
- a CDS encoding CopD family protein produces the protein MPLLKLLHFAGLLCWCGTLLYLPALIAAGTRHTDPLFYRDHAHLTRMVFNLVGTPAALVAIISGTALFLRDDIMAGWLIVKLSTVAGMVLCHALCGVLVLRIERSPEQSVSIRCRFLGVAIATFITATLWLVLAKPF
- a CDS encoding ion transporter; amino-acid sequence: MDNDALRSMSWRERLYVIIFFTNTPAGKRFDTWLLIVIFASLVVVMFDSVARYRDQHGALLTGLEWLFTAIFAVEYLVRIYCHPEPRKYVFSFYGAIDLLSVLPAFVALLLPDAQYLLVIRAIRMLRVFRVLKLTHYLSQANFLLVALRGSKQKIIVFLLSVTTMVLIYGTLMYVIEGPQNGFTSIPMSIYWAVVTLTTVGFGDIVPHTPLGKAVATLVMITGYSIIAVPTGIFTAELATAMRTDTLQRRCPTCEKLSHEPHAAFCSRCGSQLFKQADHGADG
- the moaA gene encoding GTP 3',8-cyclase MoaA; translation: MPESQLVDPFGRRITYLRLSVTDRCDFRCTYCMSEDMVFAPRAQILTLEELYAVADAFIGLGVRRIRVTGGEPLVRKGLPSLLSRLGAREELEDLAITTNGSQLPSLAPVLRDAGVKRLNISLDSLKRERFAELTRRDRLDQVIEGIDAARSAGFRRIKLNSVIQKGRNDDEVLDLVNFAVDRGLDISFIEEMPLGNISSHAREITFCSSEEVRERIERGHRLIRSSHTTGGPSRYWQVAGSETQVGFISPHSNNFCGSCNRVRVTAEGKLVLCLGHEGALDLKTLMRRYPGDSERLRQALVDALQLKPEKHEFRTDEQVQVVRFMSMTGG
- the smc gene encoding chromosome segregation protein SMC yields the protein MRLKSIKLAGFKSFVDPTTVSFPSNMAAVVGPNGCGKSNIIDAVRWVMGESSAKNLRGESMTDVIFNGSNTRKPVAQASIELIFDNSDGTLTGEYAAFAEISIRRRVTRDAQNTYFLNGVKCRRRDITDIFLGTGLGPRSYSIIEQGMISKLIEAKPEDLRNFIEEAAGISKYKERRRETENRIRRTHENLARLTDLREELERQLERLHRQAQSAEKYQEYKAEERQLKAQLSALRWQALNDQVGQREHVIGDQEVGFEALVAEQRNADASIERLRDGHHELSERFNLVQGRFYSVGGDIARVEQSIQHGQQRLRQLQDDLREAEQARLETESHLGHDRTLLATLGEELAMLEPERDVAGAAAEETAAQLEEAETAMQTWQEHWERFNQQSAEPRRAAEVQQARIQQLEQGLERLVERQRRLEDDRAALAADPEDAAVAEMSEMLAVGELTLEELSAAQEHADQQLEQLREHLQHASQAEQQAQGELQRLNGRIASLEALQQAAMDPGKGVTQWLHARGLDQRPRLAEGLRVEPGWELAVETVLGADLQAVLLDDFDELDLSHFEQGELRLARRAHPSGAATGSLLDKVESTTDLSSWLGRVQPVDDLEQALAQRGSLAADASLISRDGYWVGRHFLRVRRAGDAESGLLARGQELERLLVERDEREASLESLGERLGQLREAQREQEERREQQRRRHQELSRQQSELNARLSASQAKLEQLSLRRRRLDEELGELSEQRALETEQLGEARLHLQDAVDAMALDSEQRETLLASRDGIREQLDRIRQDARQHKDHAHQLAVRVGSLKAQHDSTRQALERLEQQFERAVERREQLSLNLEEGEAPLEELRMKLEELLERRMGVEDELKTARLALEDADRDLRDAEKRRTQAEQQAQLLRGQLEQQRMEWQALNVRRKALQDQLHEDGFDLHGVLATLPAGAGEAEWEAELERLGARIQRLGPINLAAIDEYQQQSERKRYLDAQHDDLAEALDTLENVIRKIDKETRNRFKETFDQINAGLQTLFPKVFGGGNAYLELTGEDLLDTGVAIMARPPGKKNSTIHLLSGGEKALTALALVFAIFQLNPAPFCMLDEVDAPLDDANVGRYARLVKEMSEKVQFIYITHNKIAMEMADQLMGVTMHEPGCSRLVAVDVEQAVALAEA
- the zipA gene encoding cell division protein ZipA, producing MDIGLREWLIVIGIIVIAGILFDGWRRMRGSKGKLKFKLDRNIASNLPDDDDSNELLGPPRVVSRGNEPSLDETDLPSMSARETGKRRSSAPQQGDLHFSSDEPEPVPTLLDPVVGDDDGAPEADQELPPVEEVLVINVISRDPHGFRGPALLQNILESGLRFGEMDIFHRHESMAGNGEVLFSMANAVKPGTFDLDDIDHFTTPAVSFFLGLPGPRHPKQAFDVMVAAARKLSQELNGELKDDQRSVLTAQTIEHYRQRIVEYERRQMTIKR